The genomic segment gtgttttgtgtgcttttgcagcatttttcttattgctggtgttttcttaagttgcagtccatttggcctctcagggccaccataTTATCCAGCCAAatagctgctttttaaaatggaCTCACAATAAGACAGTTAACAAAGACAAATATTACACACCGCAAAAGATTCAAGAACATCAACAAAAGATTGATTGAATTGACTGTCTAGATGTGTAATGTTTTTTGAGAAGACATCACTATTTGGGCTTACTGTATCATGTGGAGAACTGAAGCTACAAGAAAACCACACAAACATATGTTACATGCATGATGCAGTTCACTTTCACGCTCACACACAGTCCTCCTGACCGAGCTGCCTACCATTAATGACGGTCATACTCGCCATAGAGTGATTTAAGCTGCGGACAGAAGTCACACGTGTACTGTAATGTATCGGGCTCTGTGAGTGTTTGATGATGATGCGACAGCAACAGCACAGGTGCTGGTTGAACTGCTTCTTGAAGGAGTTGCTCAGCAGATAGAGGGCAAAGGGGTTCAGGCAGGAGTTGGTGAAGGCCAGGATACGAGCTACAACGCTGCAGACGAAATGAAGCAACGAGGTGTCCACCTGGCAGGCGAGAAGGAGATTAAAAGATTAGATTTGAGatatcaaaaaatatttttttaaaaacctaaattcatcTGACTTGCCTCTTTTTAAAAAGATCTACTTTATGTGAGCCAACAGATTTCTCatacactccaaaacaaaaTTTCTATTTAAATAGCATATTTAAAATCAAGCGCTGACGGCATTTTCAGATCAGGGATAGAACCAAAATTAATAAATCAATTGATAAATCAGATAATTTTGTGcagaatagattttttttttaaagttgagaTATGTTCCACTTACAATAcacaaaaagacagaaacaaatTTGATTTGCACTGTTACAACTCATCCACCTAACACACAGTGTGTTAGGTGGATGAGTTGTAACAGTGCAAATACTGCAATAGCTACACCCTTTTGCACATGCTCTTCTTTCTTATTCAGATATTTATTAGTAAGTgacatatatatatgcatatattgcatatattgtgctattttttacttcttgtattgtctgtttctgttactggttgtactggagcactgtaaccaacataatttcccctagggatcaataaagtattctgattctgataaaaaaaataaataaataaaaaatttgccTACCTGGGAGTAGTGATAGGAGCGGTATAAGTATATAACGTGACTGGGTAGCCAGCATAGTGCAAACAGACCAACAAACACCAGCACTGTCTTGGCCAAGCGTTTTCTTGATTCAATCTGCTGATcacatacaaaaaacaaaatgtaagatTAATTCAAATTTTGAGGACCATTACAAACGTTTACAGGGGAAATATATGGTACATTTTAAAagactacaaacatggtggaaatacatttttttccagtATGGAGAATTATTCCCctaattttttgttttgactgtttttgtttccttgGTAGCGTAATAAAGACAACAGACAAGCAACAATCGTTTTTAAGTTGTCAGTAAATTTCATGTCATAAGAATAACCCAAAGTGATCTATAGCTTGCCAAGTTACAAACTTAACACTAGCCTGTCGTCTTGCATGCACATTTCCCTCCACTGGCAGGTTGCAGGTGCTCCTCATCAGGCTCTGAGCGATGAAACTGTAGTACACAGATATGACCAGCAGCGGTATTATGTAGAAAATGAGGAAAGAGGCCATGGAGTGAATCTGAGGGTGCAGTTCAACTCCATGGGGATAAGGAGCACAGGTAACAAAACTCTCATTAGTGGAGGTgatgttgaaggtgtggaggtcaGAGAACACAGCCTCAGGTATAGCCAGGATCAGGGACAAGACCCAGATAAGCAATGCTTGCAGGAAAATGCTGGTAGTGGAGGTTGATGTCTGAACATCCAAGGGTCTTACAATGGCCCTGTACctaaaagacacagacagaggtaaattaaacacacacacacacgcactcacagtTAGACAAAGAGATAGTAATAATAGTGACTGACTCAGACCAGTTTGGAATCTAcagcttctgttgttttcaAAGGTGTGTTCCTGCCCCATTAACAGTCTGGAGCTGGGAGAACTCAGAGGTcagcagctttttttctttgcatattTGCATACTGTGAATGAATCTCTGGTCTTTGACTGTTTATGTTCTCAATGGTTTGAGACACCTGCTTCAGATGTTACCAGTACATTCGATGGGCATTATCATAATCAGCACCATAGATATCAGCCTGCTCTTGCACACAAGTGCAGATGTAACATTAACAAGTAAGGAAACAAATTACTCTGTGATTTATCGTCTTTAAAGCTGAGGTTTCTCTTTCTGAAAAATGCAGTGTGAACAAATTTTCTATGTAAAATCCTTTAACATTCTTTATTTGGAGACGAGTGGAGAAAAGATGTCTAGGAAATGTGCAGCAAAATGAATTGATTGTCCTCGCATACTTacattcaaacatttaaacaatcGTGTTTCTTGTCAAAGATACGTTTAaggtattttttttctactctcaGGGTTAGGATTGCATTATAGGCTATTCAGATAACAAACTCTTGAAGCGCAGGATGCACAGGAACACTACAGGTGCAGCATTTATGTTTTTCACCAAAAGCCGAAGCattgaacattttttaattgctttaaCGAAGCTGTACCAGTGACtgtgttatatatttaaatagcaATAGTTGCCTAATTCTAACTAATACATTTATACAAAATAATTGTGATTGTGTAGCTATTGATTGCATTTATAGCTTTACACGTGGCAACAGACCACACTGTTAgacattttattgtatttttacagtAACTTACAGGCAACACTATTGCCAGTAAGTTACTGTAATTACTGATCTACAGTATCTTTACTGTTGTGATGTTTTACAGTTCAACCACTTTACTGTAAACATATATTACAGTATAACAGCTTTACtgtaaatgttgtttgtggtaATGCAGCTTTACTGTAAACGTGGTTTACAGTTAGAAAGACTTACCGTG from the Oreochromis niloticus isolate F11D_XX linkage group LG1, O_niloticus_UMD_NMBU, whole genome shotgun sequence genome contains:
- the grpr gene encoding gastrin-releasing peptide receptor is translated as MEHQHTNASRSLISPSTPAQTMLYTGVAIASVYGVIIVLGLVGNITLIKTFCSAKSVRNVPNLFMSSLALGDVLLLVTCAPVDASRYLSEEWLFGRLGCKVIPFIQLTSVGVSVFTLTALSADRYRAIVRPLDVQTSTSTTSIFLQALLIWVLSLILAIPEAVFSDLHTFNITSTNESFVTCAPYPHGVELHPQIHSMASFLIFYIIPLLVISVYYSFIAQSLMRSTCNLPVEGNVHARRQIESRKRLAKTVLVFVGLFALCWLPSHVIYLYRSYHYSQVDTSLLHFVCSVVARILAFTNSCLNPFALYLLSNSFKKQFNQHLCCCCRIIIKHSQSPIHYSTRVTSVRSLNHSMASMTVINGRQLGQEDCV